One part of the Terrimicrobium sacchariphilum genome encodes these proteins:
- a CDS encoding alginate lyase family protein, whose translation MQTSRTSIFLAVIAAGVTCAMAQSLTYTPQMSPANIAPTPATTAGSAAKVSGEPRMTKGHPCTLWDQQDIDDLKGRLADSKEMQDSLARLKRDLDKSLGQAITPVAQGGEPPTKEDYRRHRDSSATISDMGIGYVMTGNEEYGEYAKKLLLEYARGYKNMPHPKDWTEKRYRSAQDGRLTGQFLEDGFWLARAAFGADLIYNLKSWTPEERQQVKDFFADVASQFYHPVMTGNTYINATHNRAALCTSAVLMAGYATDNEDLVHIALYGEGGTKEAPTGGVLGTHFTSKCIRPDGLWVEGAPAYQAGIASCGLLNDAETLWHHGIDLYRYDNGALKRLLDSAIVLAYPTPRLDIPALHDSAPFELLPEADWQSNEVGMPYMYGYRRYQDPAYIPIVKNASKQLSMTIHAGPPSLFPELADSSAAVKRSAESANYFAVGYGVLRVPTPENWNQVLMEYGESGSHGHPSKLAIDIFAMNEVLSPFPGVIFPYNDPMDPKWYWTTLANCALTVDEKSQVFSGNIYKQPKGTPLPVAEQMVFAPAETMGMQRAWSDTLAVDKISQDRALFITPNYLADLFAAAGDKEHKYDLAWHFRGKLDVGLKMSPFTFPEPVNDGYNALGNPTRSEVTDQAWTANITTPGGKAARFFAAGGAPTEVVAADGHFRVKGKDEFPPTLLERRSGAKDVLFGSVIDFSCGASASVKEVKQSGGIAEGYGALEIQTATGNDVCFVSYRPAGVLKAAGIETDAVQAYSRIEAGAVTALYLAGGKSLKSGDGQISRSEPGLAYVEKDASGQFIVGNPSPTDAVVTVTLPALAGLVAHELHPDGTTGASVETGSGSGGIELKLKAGARVRFAKG comes from the coding sequence ATGCAGACTTCCCGAACGAGCATCTTTCTGGCCGTGATCGCGGCAGGTGTGACCTGTGCCATGGCGCAATCGTTGACCTACACGCCGCAGATGAGCCCCGCGAACATCGCGCCGACCCCCGCCACGACCGCGGGGAGTGCCGCGAAAGTCTCCGGCGAGCCTCGCATGACCAAGGGGCATCCCTGCACGCTCTGGGACCAGCAGGATATCGATGATCTGAAAGGCCGGCTGGCCGACAGCAAGGAGATGCAGGACAGCCTCGCCAGGCTGAAGCGGGACCTGGACAAGTCTCTTGGCCAGGCCATCACGCCGGTCGCGCAGGGCGGCGAGCCGCCGACCAAGGAGGACTACCGCAGGCATCGGGACAGCTCCGCGACCATCTCCGACATGGGGATCGGCTATGTGATGACGGGGAATGAAGAGTATGGGGAGTACGCGAAGAAGCTCCTTCTCGAATATGCCCGGGGCTACAAGAACATGCCTCATCCCAAGGACTGGACGGAGAAGCGTTATCGCAGCGCCCAGGATGGACGTCTCACCGGGCAGTTCCTTGAGGATGGATTCTGGCTGGCTCGCGCTGCCTTCGGAGCGGACCTCATTTACAACCTGAAATCGTGGACGCCGGAGGAGCGCCAACAGGTGAAGGACTTTTTCGCCGATGTAGCCTCCCAGTTTTATCACCCTGTGATGACGGGAAACACCTACATCAACGCGACCCATAATCGCGCGGCGCTGTGCACATCGGCGGTGCTGATGGCAGGATACGCGACGGATAATGAGGATCTCGTCCATATCGCGCTCTATGGAGAGGGCGGCACGAAGGAAGCGCCGACCGGAGGCGTGCTCGGCACGCATTTCACCTCGAAGTGCATCCGCCCCGACGGGCTGTGGGTCGAGGGGGCTCCGGCCTATCAAGCGGGAATCGCCTCGTGCGGACTGCTCAACGATGCGGAGACGCTCTGGCATCACGGTATTGACCTCTACCGCTACGACAATGGTGCGTTGAAGCGGTTGCTCGATTCCGCCATCGTACTGGCATACCCCACGCCCAGGCTCGACATCCCGGCCCTGCACGACTCCGCTCCGTTTGAACTGCTCCCCGAGGCCGACTGGCAGAGCAATGAGGTGGGCATGCCGTACATGTACGGCTATCGGCGCTATCAGGATCCCGCCTACATCCCGATCGTGAAAAACGCCTCCAAGCAGCTTTCGATGACGATTCACGCCGGTCCTCCGTCGCTCTTTCCGGAGCTGGCAGATTCCTCGGCAGCGGTAAAGCGCAGCGCCGAGAGCGCCAACTATTTTGCGGTGGGTTATGGAGTGCTGCGAGTGCCGACACCCGAGAATTGGAACCAGGTGCTGATGGAGTACGGGGAAAGCGGGAGCCACGGCCATCCCTCGAAACTCGCCATCGACATCTTCGCGATGAACGAGGTGCTGTCACCTTTCCCCGGCGTGATCTTTCCGTACAACGACCCGATGGACCCGAAGTGGTACTGGACCACTCTGGCAAACTGTGCGCTCACGGTGGACGAGAAATCGCAAGTCTTCTCGGGCAATATCTACAAGCAGCCCAAGGGGACGCCGCTACCCGTGGCGGAGCAGATGGTCTTTGCCCCGGCGGAAACCATGGGAATGCAGCGGGCGTGGTCCGATACGCTCGCGGTGGACAAGATCTCTCAAGACCGGGCCCTTTTCATCACGCCGAACTACCTCGCCGATCTCTTCGCCGCAGCCGGTGACAAGGAGCACAAGTACGATCTGGCCTGGCATTTCCGGGGCAAGCTCGACGTGGGGCTCAAGATGTCGCCCTTTACTTTTCCGGAGCCGGTCAACGACGGATACAATGCCCTGGGAAACCCCACCCGTTCGGAGGTGACCGATCAGGCGTGGACGGCGAATATCACGACTCCGGGCGGCAAGGCGGCGCGGTTCTTTGCCGCGGGTGGCGCTCCCACCGAGGTGGTGGCGGCCGATGGGCACTTCCGGGTCAAGGGCAAGGATGAGTTTCCTCCGACCCTGCTGGAGCGGCGTTCCGGAGCGAAGGATGTCCTGTTCGGAAGTGTTATTGACTTTTCCTGCGGAGCTTCCGCCAGCGTCAAGGAGGTGAAGCAAAGCGGTGGTATCGCCGAGGGGTATGGCGCTCTGGAGATTCAGACCGCGACGGGGAATGACGTTTGCTTCGTTTCCTACCGTCCTGCCGGTGTTCTCAAGGCGGCTGGCATCGAGACGGATGCCGTGCAGGCCTACTCACGCATCGAGGCGGGAGCCGTTACCGCGCTTTACCTGGCCGGAGGAAAATCCCTCAAGAGCGGAGACGGTCAGATCTCCCGGAGCGAACCCGGCCTCGCCTACGTGGAGAAGGATGCGTCGGGACAGTTTATCGTGGGAAATCCTTCGCCGACAGATGCGGTCGTGACCGTCACCCTGCCTGCTCTGGCGGGACTCGTGGCGCATGAACTTCATCCCGATGGAACGACGGGAGCCTCGGTCGAAACGGGAAGCGGCAGCGGGGGCATCGAGCTCAAGCTCAAGGCCGGAGCCCGGGTGCGGTTCGCCAAAGGCTAG
- a CDS encoding DUF4962 domain-containing protein: MKVSLALLCAAVVSLHAETVADLQHWNLTGGVEMDSARPGPSGGPSMKIPPRSTASLKLRDSDGSGKVSFLVYDDGTIASPGKARAVGPRWGTGEANGRICVGAIMYAGFLQPEGSYCLIDCLPSDRMAWQAMKFLGARGSAGWKKWEFDFDPAKGLTVSIDGKEVPKRYFDWNSSQITGFNALTFWGDDSPAGSAQTIWIADISYDLGPPMTVKPGDVPQPKPPLPVAKGPAPEEETEKSSEPPVMARMDGYAPATTLLGDLKGLKVALAEGYAARHPRLLFFSDDREALQKRALERPDLWNAVLANAEGVRAEQGTPNSDQVRGGAKYWRVERIESAALAWFVTGDASYAEGAIRWMVAHCKEDTWGIHYRPNLDLEASWYLYHIAVGYDILRDQMSEADRAIVRNGLIEHARYVYLDHDPNKTEKVPFDQNHTYIPAVALMATALALIDDVPEAKYWLTRSYAILRRSRYVQSEDGYYYEGFGYWTYALNWQARGAELLARATGENLFQIPVLRDSWLFGLHLSLPGTPGAFGIGDSVGWTEGKLGPRKTNNHAMLWEIAAQAGSPESRTVGDLYQRRTPEQDYPATAFLWFNPTPEPKPLDQIPPYHYFPDHDVVAWRSGWGDDATSYIFRCGPPLGHKAADKMKQMTDWVLNCGHVHPDIGSFWMFAKGAYLAIDTGYTAAKWTRDHNTLLVDGKGQGQDGTYWNEKGIPYKDFDEARIISQYLGADYGFARGSFGSAYRRNAPGVDLTRSLVMTKRWLLVVDDMAADKARSLTWLCHSIGEFSRDGASYLSRQAGAALAVLPLFPVDAAAVSQPTIVAAGNAPGPGKQEQRGYQLAISTSAPTDRTRFVNLLVPLGPDEHPPVAKLLKNDGDLLEWEVLWSDGKTEHIAVDLGWKQGATPGPVTITSRQ; the protein is encoded by the coding sequence ATGAAAGTCTCTCTTGCACTTCTTTGCGCGGCGGTCGTTTCGCTTCATGCGGAAACGGTGGCTGATTTGCAGCATTGGAATCTCACCGGCGGAGTGGAGATGGATTCCGCCCGCCCCGGTCCCTCCGGTGGGCCGTCGATGAAGATCCCGCCGCGCTCGACAGCATCCCTCAAGCTCCGGGACTCCGACGGGTCCGGCAAAGTCAGCTTCCTGGTTTATGACGATGGCACGATCGCGAGCCCGGGAAAGGCGCGCGCGGTGGGGCCGCGATGGGGCACGGGGGAGGCGAATGGCCGCATCTGCGTCGGGGCGATCATGTATGCCGGCTTCCTTCAGCCCGAGGGGTCGTATTGCCTGATCGATTGTCTGCCCTCCGATCGCATGGCGTGGCAGGCCATGAAGTTCCTCGGAGCGCGCGGGTCCGCTGGCTGGAAAAAATGGGAGTTCGACTTTGACCCGGCGAAAGGACTGACGGTCTCCATCGATGGGAAGGAAGTCCCGAAGCGATATTTCGATTGGAACTCGTCGCAGATCACCGGGTTCAACGCGCTCACGTTCTGGGGGGATGATTCTCCCGCGGGATCGGCCCAGACCATCTGGATCGCGGATATCAGCTATGATCTGGGGCCACCCATGACGGTGAAGCCGGGGGACGTTCCCCAGCCCAAGCCCCCTCTGCCGGTGGCCAAAGGCCCTGCGCCCGAGGAAGAGACGGAGAAATCCTCCGAGCCTCCTGTGATGGCGCGGATGGACGGTTATGCTCCGGCGACCACCCTGCTTGGAGATCTCAAGGGGCTGAAGGTCGCTCTTGCCGAGGGCTATGCCGCCCGCCATCCGCGGCTGCTGTTCTTTTCCGATGACCGGGAAGCCCTCCAGAAAAGAGCGCTCGAGCGCCCGGATCTCTGGAACGCCGTATTGGCCAACGCCGAGGGAGTGAGAGCAGAGCAGGGAACGCCCAACTCCGATCAGGTGCGCGGCGGGGCGAAATACTGGCGTGTCGAACGGATTGAATCAGCCGCCCTCGCCTGGTTTGTGACCGGTGATGCATCCTATGCCGAGGGAGCGATCCGCTGGATGGTGGCGCATTGCAAGGAGGATACGTGGGGCATTCACTACCGCCCCAACCTCGATCTCGAAGCCTCGTGGTATCTCTATCATATCGCGGTCGGCTACGACATCCTGCGCGACCAGATGAGCGAGGCGGACCGCGCCATCGTGCGCAATGGCCTGATCGAGCACGCCCGGTATGTCTACCTCGACCATGACCCGAACAAGACGGAAAAGGTCCCCTTTGATCAGAATCACACGTACATCCCGGCTGTCGCCTTGATGGCTACGGCGCTGGCCCTGATCGACGATGTGCCGGAGGCAAAATACTGGCTCACCCGCAGCTACGCGATCCTCCGCCGCTCCCGATACGTGCAGAGCGAGGATGGCTACTACTATGAGGGCTTTGGCTACTGGACCTACGCGCTGAACTGGCAGGCTCGCGGAGCGGAACTCCTGGCGCGTGCGACCGGGGAGAATCTCTTTCAGATTCCCGTCCTGCGGGACTCCTGGCTCTTCGGCCTGCACCTGAGTCTGCCCGGTACGCCGGGCGCATTCGGCATCGGGGACTCCGTAGGCTGGACCGAGGGCAAGCTGGGGCCGCGCAAGACCAACAACCACGCCATGCTCTGGGAGATCGCTGCCCAGGCGGGATCGCCCGAGAGCCGTACCGTGGGAGATCTCTACCAGCGCCGCACTCCGGAGCAGGATTATCCAGCCACCGCCTTTCTGTGGTTCAATCCCACGCCCGAGCCCAAGCCTCTCGACCAGATACCGCCCTACCATTACTTCCCCGACCACGATGTCGTGGCGTGGAGATCAGGGTGGGGGGATGATGCCACCAGCTACATTTTCCGCTGCGGCCCGCCGCTGGGGCACAAGGCGGCGGACAAGATGAAGCAGATGACCGACTGGGTGCTCAACTGCGGGCACGTCCATCCCGATATCGGCAGCTTCTGGATGTTTGCCAAGGGAGCCTATCTCGCCATCGATACCGGATACACGGCGGCAAAGTGGACCCGCGATCACAATACGCTCCTCGTCGATGGCAAGGGACAGGGACAGGACGGGACGTACTGGAACGAAAAAGGCATCCCCTACAAGGACTTCGATGAGGCGCGGATCATCAGTCAATACCTGGGCGCTGACTACGGCTTCGCCCGTGGCTCCTTCGGTTCCGCCTACCGGCGCAATGCGCCCGGCGTGGACCTGACTCGGAGCCTCGTCATGACCAAACGCTGGCTGCTTGTCGTCGACGACATGGCGGCCGACAAGGCCCGCTCGCTCACCTGGCTCTGCCATTCCATTGGGGAGTTCTCGAGGGACGGAGCCTCCTATCTCTCCCGGCAGGCGGGTGCCGCCCTCGCGGTGCTGCCCTTGTTCCCCGTGGATGCGGCTGCCGTTTCACAGCCGACCATCGTGGCGGCCGGTAATGCGCCCGGGCCGGGAAAACAGGAGCAGCGCGGCTATCAGCTCGCGATCAGCACCTCCGCACCGACGGACCGCACCCGATTTGTGAACCTGCTCGTTCCGCTCGGCCCGGATGAGCATCCCCCGGTGGCGAAGTTGCTGAAGAACGACGGTGATCTCCTGGAATGGGAGGTCCTCTGGAGCGACGGAAAGACGGAACACATCGCAGTCGATCTGGGATGGAAACAGGGAGCGACACCCGGCCCGGTCACCATCACGTCTCGCCAATGA
- a CDS encoding LacI family DNA-binding transcriptional regulator has product MVSLKRIAAELDVSYSLVSKVLNGRLGTTGVSAKTQDAIRKKARQLNYVPNRLAVALKAGRKGAIGVFFHHLGTPGSDLSDRLLKGLAEELDKIAVRMWLRFFFTDEEFAEACDSRLKSEVDGLIVTGVYHPGLWKKLRELEESGLPVLTLFNDVPEGSSDERVTSVRVCYETHGYLPTRHLLELGHRRLACVATFESRTAGFERAHREAGVPIDRRMIIPTKGFLMEDGRFAVERLCKLGQMPEGIVCQSDAQANGVINELMIRGLRVPDDVKVTGVDNSPLAEDSIVPITSMTSEMRRAGHRAVKLLMQKIEGKAVESVVYQPKLVGRTSTGMPVLRGVDRSLLE; this is encoded by the coding sequence ATGGTTTCACTGAAACGCATCGCGGCGGAACTCGATGTTTCCTACAGCCTGGTTTCCAAGGTGCTGAACGGGCGGCTGGGAACGACGGGAGTAAGTGCCAAGACCCAGGACGCAATCCGGAAAAAGGCGCGCCAGTTGAACTACGTACCCAACCGGCTTGCCGTCGCGTTGAAGGCGGGGCGCAAGGGCGCGATCGGCGTCTTTTTTCATCACCTCGGCACGCCGGGCAGCGACCTGAGTGATCGCCTGCTCAAGGGGCTGGCGGAGGAACTCGACAAGATCGCCGTCCGCATGTGGCTGCGCTTCTTCTTTACCGATGAGGAATTTGCCGAGGCCTGCGACTCGCGGCTCAAGAGCGAAGTCGACGGTCTCATCGTTACAGGAGTGTATCACCCGGGGCTCTGGAAAAAACTGCGGGAGCTGGAGGAGAGCGGGTTGCCGGTGCTCACGCTGTTCAACGATGTGCCGGAGGGCTCGTCCGACGAGCGCGTGACGAGCGTGAGGGTCTGCTATGAGACGCATGGGTATCTCCCGACCCGGCATCTGCTGGAGCTCGGGCATCGCAGGCTGGCCTGCGTGGCTACGTTCGAAAGCCGCACCGCCGGGTTTGAGCGTGCTCATCGGGAGGCGGGCGTGCCGATCGATCGACGGATGATTATCCCGACGAAGGGATTTCTCATGGAGGATGGCCGCTTCGCCGTGGAGAGGCTCTGCAAACTCGGCCAGATGCCGGAGGGAATCGTCTGCCAGTCCGATGCCCAGGCCAATGGCGTGATCAACGAACTCATGATCCGGGGACTGAGGGTGCCTGATGATGTCAAGGTCACCGGCGTCGATAACTCGCCGCTGGCTGAAGACAGCATCGTCCCGATCACATCGATGACCTCTGAGATGCGCCGGGCTGGTCACAGGGCCGTAAAGCTCCTCATGCAAAAGATCGAGGGAAAGGCGGTCGAATCCGTCGTCTACCAGCCAAAGCTGGTGGGCCGCACCTCCACCGGCATGCCCGTACTCCGCGGAGTCGATCGCAGCCTGCTCGAATAA
- a CDS encoding sugar phosphate isomerase/epimerase family protein codes for MKNRYSVILGNLGNTCDRFLPSGYKEVVPKLEMIHQAAAIPGIEGIELVGTWDITEANAGEIDGWLNDAGLACVSIIPDLFSQRRWGLGSLSAKSAETRRAALEECRSVARIARQIGCPLINLWLGQDGYDYPLTADYRSQRAYLAENIHLIASEFPEIRFALEYKPKEPRNFSFQARAADTLLMAKETGLANVGVCIDVGHAFMAGENVAESAVLLQHHGEKLFHMHFNDNYRSWDDDMIVGSVHWVEYVELLHWLRETGYAGWYSMDQYPYREDGAAAVRESVAFLQNVEALLTETRQSELRDLIAAGDATATTRYARRTFLAKL; via the coding sequence ATGAAAAATCGTTATTCCGTCATCCTGGGAAATCTCGGCAATACCTGTGATCGCTTTCTACCCAGCGGCTACAAGGAAGTCGTTCCCAAATTGGAAATGATCCATCAGGCTGCGGCGATACCCGGCATCGAGGGGATAGAACTCGTCGGCACCTGGGATATCACCGAGGCCAACGCCGGTGAGATCGATGGCTGGCTCAACGACGCCGGTCTGGCGTGCGTCTCGATCATCCCGGATCTGTTTTCACAAAGACGATGGGGTTTGGGGAGCCTCTCGGCCAAATCCGCCGAGACCCGCCGCGCGGCGCTGGAGGAGTGCCGGTCGGTGGCTCGCATCGCGAGGCAGATTGGTTGCCCCTTGATTAATCTCTGGCTCGGGCAGGACGGTTACGACTACCCGCTCACGGCGGATTACCGCTCCCAACGCGCCTATCTCGCGGAAAACATTCACTTGATCGCCTCCGAATTCCCGGAGATTCGCTTCGCCTTGGAATACAAGCCCAAGGAACCCCGAAACTTCTCCTTCCAGGCCCGGGCAGCCGATACCCTGCTGATGGCGAAGGAAACCGGTCTCGCCAATGTGGGAGTATGTATTGACGTCGGCCACGCTTTCATGGCCGGGGAGAACGTGGCGGAATCCGCGGTCCTGCTCCAGCATCACGGAGAGAAGCTCTTCCACATGCACTTCAATGATAACTATCGGTCATGGGACGACGATATGATCGTGGGATCGGTACATTGGGTTGAATACGTCGAGCTGCTGCATTGGTTGCGAGAGACCGGCTATGCAGGCTGGTACTCGATGGATCAATATCCCTATCGGGAGGACGGTGCTGCCGCCGTGCGGGAAAGCGTGGCATTCCTTCAGAACGTGGAAGCCCTCCTGACGGAAACCCGCCAATCTGAACTCCGCGATCTGATCGCAGCCGGCGACGCGACTGCGACGACCCGATACGCGCGCAGGACATTCCTGGCTAAGCTGTAA
- a CDS encoding alpha-L-rhamnosidase-related protein, producing MKEALVKETPELFSKAARWIWDTSDRLSDHYYLRAKRAFRLGAKEWLRAQIPGASSLKITADAYYQVWLNGVVLGHGPAKSPPGERMVDAYDIGQWLVAGENMLEILVLSLGSGTMNYSLGEAGLIFEVQLPEANIASDEKTLVQRDARRKRRTVRRWIMPNIEDISQQRGSSRWEAAQVVSKECRLIPRPVRQASRYPLVPQRIVAHEVVKLPEFICSFLTKPYLVPPDQARRCNIFDTPAYIVTDLISEEDQTIAWLAAPGGARWYLEDRLIGVSSGWTRDEPGVPKVLLNLKKGANRLVGVHGNDHFSETHLAAFAPKPLSVRNPFGAGGFQVIPTTREEVERCGKRLGKDLSRRIAAGALPRMDSRHTSPGANFHDLVANAETLEKKSNSFLRTNLGWKLLPAVGNTAIRLIVDLGAVQNGWLAFKCFGHKGSTLIFSLVEAIDQGAPLTLNWPGPVNNSLRYELHDGWQSFESFFAYGGRYLIIHHQGEHSVALASVEMLSANCGNLPQGAFRSDNSMLNAIYALCEQTLISSTDDTLTDCPTYEAVNWNFDNRLGAMSDLVTMRNIPLLRNTIEQYGRDPQYPGLVRSHTPSAWDNRIPAFSFHWILLCREFYEHTGDQGFLETVFPQVARGLDESLQMIEPGGLMLWPADEEPWHIIDWHPDRDDIGRPFVSAEQALFVGALEAGAALAGSPAQARLWLDAARRLRESIHRRFWVPQRDAYADSIHQDGSISRVSSAASNAALAYYGVGSQAWRKRLLQRLTKEEGDLLPIGSPMGLFYVLEFLDLHGETEAIFTTILRKWSQMIEAGDKTAWEHFPEHENKRFPTRSRCHPFSTYILKYFRKYLLGIVPVGVGMKEFRFHPQPPSMVRKVDGALPTADGPIRISWHRDGRKVLSSIEAPKGVRQLS from the coding sequence ATGAAGGAAGCACTCGTCAAGGAGACGCCGGAGCTGTTCTCAAAAGCTGCGCGGTGGATATGGGATACCAGCGACCGTCTCTCCGATCATTATTATCTCCGGGCAAAAAGAGCTTTCCGACTGGGGGCGAAGGAATGGCTTCGCGCCCAGATCCCCGGTGCATCATCGTTGAAGATCACCGCCGACGCCTATTATCAGGTCTGGCTCAATGGCGTCGTCCTCGGTCATGGTCCGGCCAAATCTCCGCCGGGAGAGAGAATGGTGGACGCCTACGATATCGGCCAGTGGTTGGTGGCGGGAGAGAACATGCTCGAGATTCTGGTGTTGAGCCTCGGCTCGGGCACGATGAACTACAGCCTTGGCGAGGCGGGACTGATATTTGAGGTTCAACTGCCCGAAGCAAACATCGCGAGCGATGAAAAGACTCTGGTGCAGAGAGATGCCCGCCGTAAACGCCGAACCGTACGACGCTGGATCATGCCGAACATCGAGGACATCTCCCAACAGCGTGGGAGCTCCCGATGGGAGGCGGCCCAGGTTGTTTCCAAAGAGTGCAGGCTGATTCCTCGCCCCGTGCGTCAGGCGTCGCGGTATCCTCTCGTTCCGCAGAGGATCGTGGCGCACGAGGTCGTGAAGCTGCCGGAGTTTATCTGCAGTTTCCTCACCAAGCCCTATCTGGTGCCGCCGGATCAAGCGCGCCGTTGCAATATCTTCGATACTCCTGCGTACATTGTGACCGACCTGATCTCGGAGGAAGACCAGACAATCGCCTGGCTGGCCGCTCCGGGTGGAGCGAGGTGGTATCTTGAGGACCGGTTGATCGGAGTTTCCTCTGGATGGACTCGCGATGAGCCGGGCGTCCCCAAGGTATTGCTGAACCTGAAGAAAGGCGCCAACCGCCTCGTGGGCGTGCATGGGAATGATCACTTTTCCGAAACTCACCTCGCAGCGTTTGCTCCGAAACCTCTCTCGGTCCGGAACCCGTTTGGAGCCGGAGGCTTTCAGGTGATCCCTACGACGCGGGAGGAAGTCGAAAGATGCGGCAAGCGTCTTGGGAAGGATCTTTCCAGGAGAATAGCCGCAGGGGCGCTTCCCAGGATGGATTCACGGCACACCTCCCCGGGGGCGAACTTTCATGATCTGGTTGCCAACGCAGAGACATTGGAAAAGAAGAGCAACTCCTTTCTGCGGACCAACCTCGGATGGAAACTGCTTCCGGCTGTCGGCAATACCGCCATCCGCCTGATCGTGGACCTGGGTGCCGTGCAAAACGGATGGCTCGCATTCAAGTGCTTCGGACACAAAGGCAGCACGCTGATCTTTTCCTTGGTTGAGGCGATCGATCAAGGAGCTCCTTTGACGTTGAACTGGCCCGGTCCGGTTAACAACTCGCTGCGCTACGAGCTTCACGATGGGTGGCAATCCTTTGAGAGCTTTTTCGCCTATGGCGGCAGGTACCTGATCATTCACCATCAAGGGGAGCACTCCGTCGCTCTCGCGTCTGTGGAGATGCTGTCCGCCAACTGCGGCAACCTTCCCCAGGGGGCGTTTCGGTCCGACAACAGCATGCTCAATGCGATTTACGCGCTCTGCGAGCAGACACTGATTTCATCGACCGACGACACGCTGACCGATTGTCCGACATATGAGGCGGTGAACTGGAATTTCGACAATCGCCTGGGCGCCATGTCGGATCTCGTCACCATGCGAAACATCCCGCTGCTGCGGAATACGATCGAGCAATATGGCCGCGATCCACAGTACCCGGGCCTGGTCCGCTCGCATACTCCGAGCGCATGGGATAACCGCATCCCTGCATTCAGTTTTCACTGGATTCTGCTTTGTCGGGAATTCTACGAGCATACGGGCGACCAGGGATTTCTTGAGACCGTCTTTCCCCAGGTTGCGCGAGGGCTGGATGAGTCATTACAGATGATCGAGCCGGGAGGTTTGATGCTTTGGCCAGCGGATGAGGAACCCTGGCATATTATTGACTGGCACCCGGACCGTGATGATATCGGGCGTCCCTTTGTCTCCGCCGAGCAGGCACTCTTTGTCGGGGCCCTGGAGGCAGGCGCGGCGTTGGCTGGCAGCCCGGCACAAGCTCGGCTCTGGCTCGATGCGGCACGTCGGTTGAGGGAGTCCATTCATCGCAGATTTTGGGTCCCGCAGCGGGATGCCTACGCCGACAGCATCCATCAGGATGGTTCGATCTCAAGGGTTAGCAGCGCGGCCAGTAATGCTGCTCTGGCTTATTACGGGGTCGGATCACAGGCATGGAGAAAACGTCTGCTCCAGCGTCTGACAAAGGAGGAAGGCGACTTACTCCCCATCGGGAGTCCCATGGGCCTGTTTTACGTCCTCGAGTTCCTCGACCTCCATGGCGAGACAGAGGCGATCTTTACGACGATCCTTCGGAAATGGAGCCAGATGATCGAGGCCGGGGACAAGACGGCTTGGGAACACTTTCCTGAACATGAAAACAAGCGATTCCCCACCCGGAGTCGATGCCATCCATTCTCCACTTACATCCTCAAGTATTTCCGCAAGTACCTCCTGGGAATCGTTCCGGTGGGAGTCGGAATGAAAGAGTTCCGCTTTCACCCTCAGCCGCCCTCCATGGTGCGCAAGGTTGATGGTGCGCTGCCCACAGCGGACGGCCCGATCCGCATCAGTTGGCACAGGGATGGTCGCAAGGTTCTTTCTTCCATCGAAGCTCCCAAGGGAGTGAGGCAACTTTCATGA
- a CDS encoding DUF1622 domain-containing protein: MEHFQSIVEQVGMAVDAAGVLVIVVGILVASLKAILPSPGPKGADRYTIYRQRLGRAILLGLELLVAGDIIRTVAVAPTLQNLAVLGLIVVIRTFLSFSLEMEVSGRWPWQEKPGRAR; this comes from the coding sequence ATGGAGCATTTTCAATCGATCGTCGAGCAAGTCGGCATGGCTGTCGACGCGGCAGGCGTCCTGGTCATCGTCGTCGGAATCCTGGTGGCTTCGCTGAAGGCGATCCTCCCCTCTCCCGGCCCAAAGGGAGCGGATCGTTATACGATCTACCGGCAGCGGCTGGGACGAGCCATCCTCCTGGGCCTGGAGCTCCTCGTAGCCGGCGACATCATCCGCACCGTGGCCGTGGCCCCGACGCTGCAAAATCTCGCCGTGCTCGGCCTCATCGTCGTGATCCGGACGTTCCTGAGTTTCTCTCTCGAGATGGAGGTCAGCGGTCGCTGGCCCTGGCAGGAAAAACCGGGGAGAGCGCGCTGA